A stretch of the Balaenoptera musculus isolate JJ_BM4_2016_0621 chromosome 18, mBalMus1.pri.v3, whole genome shotgun sequence genome encodes the following:
- the OXGR1 gene encoding 2-oxoglutarate receptor 1, with translation MNEPLDDFANASDFPNYAAALGNCTDEKIPLKTHYLPVIYSIIFLVGFPGNAVAISTYIFKMRPWRSSTIIMLNLACTDLLYLTSLPFLIHYYASGENWIFGDFMCKFIRFGFHFNLYSSILFLTCFSIFRYFVIIHPMSCFSIHKTRWAVVACGVVWIISLVAVIPITFLITSTTRTNRSACLDLTSSDDLTTIKWYNLILTATTFCLPLVIVTLCYTMIIYTLTQGPQTHSCLKQKARRLTILLLLVFYICFLPFHILRVIRIESRLLSISCSIENQIHEAYIVSRPLAALNTFGNLLLYVVVSNNFQQAVCSMVRCKAGGDLEQGKKVSHSNNP, from the coding sequence ATGAATGAGCCACTAGATGATTTTGCAAATGCTTCTGATTTCCCCAATTATGCAGCTGCTCTTGGAAATTGCACTGATGAAAAGATCCCACTCAAGACACACTACCTCCCTGTTATTTATAGCATAATCTTCCTGGTGGGCTTTCCCGGGAACGCAGTAGCAATTTCCACGTACATCTTCAAGATGCGGCCCTGGAGAAGCAGCACCATCATCATGCTGAACCTGGCCTGCACGGACCTGCTGTACCTCACCAGCCTGCCTTTCCTGATTCACTACTACGCCAGCGGAGAAAACTGGATCTTTGGGGATTTCATGTGCAAGTTTATCCGCTTCGGCTTCCACTTTAACCTGTATAGCAGCATCCTGTTTCTCACCTGTTTCAGCATCTTCCGCTACTTTGTCATTATTCACCCGATGAGCTGCTTTTCCATCCATAAAACTCGATGGGCCGTGGTGGCCTGTGGGGTGGTGTGGATCATTTCACTGGTGGCCGTCATTCCCATAACCTTTCTGATCACATCAACCACCAGGACCAACAGATCCGCCTGCCTTGACCTCACCAGTTCAGATGACCTCACGACCATCAAATGGTACAATCTAATTTTGACCGCGACCACCTTCTGCCTCCCCTTGGTGATCGTGACGCTTTGCTATACGATGATTATCTACACCCTAACACAAGGACCGCAGACGCACAGCTGCCTTAAGCAGAAAGCTCGAAGACTAACCATTTTGCTGCTCCTCGTGTTTTATATATGCTTTCTGCCTTTCCATATCTTGAGGGTCATTCGGATTGAATCTCGCCTGCTTTCCATCAGCTGCTCCATTGAGAATCAGATCCATGAGGCGTACATCGTTTCTAGACCACTGGCTGCCCTGAACACCTTTGGCAACCTGTTACTGTATGTGGTGGTCAGCAACAACTTCCAGCAGGCCGTCTGCTCGATGGTGAGATGCAAAGCAGGTGGGGACCTAGAGCAAGGAAAGAAAGTCAGTCACTCAAACAACCCTTGA